A stretch of the Microtus ochrogaster isolate Prairie Vole_2 linkage group LG2, MicOch1.0, whole genome shotgun sequence genome encodes the following:
- the Txndc9 gene encoding thioredoxin domain-containing protein 9: MEGNGSIDMFSEVLENQFLQAAKLVESHLDSEIQKLDQIGEDELELLKEKRLAALRKAQQQKQEWLSKGHGEYREVASERDFFQEVKESEKVVCHFYRDTTFRCKILDRHLATLAKKHLETKFLKLNVEKAPFLCERLRIKVIPTLALLRDGKTQDYVVGFTDLGNTDDFSTETLEWRLGCSDVINYSGNLMEPPFQSQKKFGTNFTKLEKKTIRGKKYDSDSDDD, translated from the exons ATGGAAGGTAATGGATCCATCGACATGTTCTCAGAAGTCCTAGAGAACCAGTTCCTCCAGGCTGCTAAGCTCGTGGAAAGTCACTTGGACTCAGAAATTCAGAAGCTGGATCAGATCGGTGAAGATGAGCTTGAACTCCTCAAAGAGAAGAGACTGGCGGCACTCAGGAAGGCCCAACAGCAGAAACAA GAATGGCTTTCTAAAGGACATGGGGAGTACAGAGAAGTTGCCAGCGAGAGAGACTTTTTTCAAGAAGTCAAGGAGAGTGAAAAAGTGGTTTGCCATTTCTACAGAGACACCACATTCAG gtgtaaaatacTAGACAGACATTTGGCAACACTGGCCAAAAAACATCTTGAAACCAAGTTTTTGAAGCTGAATGTGGAAAAGGCGCCATTCCTCTGTGAGAGACTGCGGATCAAAGTCATCCCCACACTAGCTCTCCTGAGAGATGGCAAGACACAAGATTATGTTGTCGGATTCACCGACCTAGGAAACACAGATGACTTCTCCACGGAAACTTTAGAGTGGAGACTTGGTTGTTCTGACGTTATCAATTACAG TGGAAATTTAATGGAGCCACCATTTCAGAGCCAAAAGAAATTTGGGACAAACTTCACAAAGCTGGAAAAGAAAACTATCCGAGGAAAGAAATACGATTCTGATTCTGATGATGACTAG